Proteins encoded by one window of Aptenodytes patagonicus chromosome 11, bAptPat1.pri.cur, whole genome shotgun sequence:
- the BCO1 gene encoding beta,beta-carotene 15,15'-dioxygenase isoform X1: MDTIFGRNKEEHPEPIKAEVQGQLPAWLQGILLRNGPGMHTIGDTKYNHWFDGLALLHSFTFKNGEVYYRSKYLRSDTYNCNVEANRIVVSEFGTMAYPDPCKNLFAKAFSYLSHTIPEFTDNCLINIMKTGDDFYATSETNFIRKINPQTLETLEKVDYSKYVAVNVATSHPHYDSAGNILNMGTSIVDKGKTKYILFKIPPSVPEKEKKKSCFKHLEVVCSIPSRSLLHPSYYHSFGITENYIVFIEQPFKLDIVKMATAYIRHVNWASCLAYHKEDKTWFHFVDKKTKKEVSTKFYTDAMVLFHHINAYEEDGHIIFDIIAYTDNSLYDMFYLKNLNKDFEESNKLTSLPTFKRFVVPLQYDKDAEVGSNLVTLPSTATAIKEKDGSIYCQPEILCEGIELPRINYDYNGKKCKYVFATEVRWSPVPTKIIKFNIQTKEMLHWEEDHCWPSEPIFVPSPDAREEDDGIVLTCVVMSDPKKAPFLLVLDAKTFKELGRATVDVEMHLDLHGMFIPEKDLKTETE, encoded by the exons GTCAGTTGCCCGCTTGGTTGCAAGGGATACTTCTCCGAAATGGCCCAGGGATGCACACGATAGGGGACACTAAGTACAACCACTGGTTTGATGGCTTGGCTCTGCTGCATAGCTTTACATTTAAAAACG GTGAAGTTTACTACAGAAGTAAGTATCTCCGAAGTGACACATACAACTGCAACGTAGAAGCAAACCGAATCGTGGTGTCTGAGTTTGGAACTATGGCTTATCCAGATCCATGCAAAAACTTATTTGCCAA GGCATTCTCGTATTTGTCTCACACCATTCCTGAGTTCACAGACAACTGCCTGATCAACATTATGAAAACTGGCGATGATTTTTATGCTACCAGTGAGACTAACTTCATCAGGAAAATTAATCCGCAGACTCTGGAGACATTAGAGAAG GTTGACTACAGCAAATACGTAGCTGTAAATGTGGCAACTTCTCACCCACACTATGACAGTGCTGGAAATATTCTCAACATGGGTACTTCAATAGTTGataaagggaagacaaaataCATTCTATTTAAGATTCCTCCCTCTGTGCCAG aaaaagaaaagaagaaatcttgtTTTAAACATCTGGAAGTGGTATGCTCCATCCCTTCTCGCTCTCTGCTCCACCCAAGCTATTACCATAGCTTTGGAATCACAGAAAATTACATTGTCTTCATAGAGCAGCCATTCAAACTGGATATTGTCAAAATGGCAACTGCTTACATCCGACATGTGAACTGGGCTTCCTGCCTTGCCTATCATAAGGAAGATAAG ACTTGGTTTCACTTTGTAGACAAGAAGACTAAAAAAGAAGTATCCACCAAGTTTTATACTGACGCTATGGTGCTTTTTCACCATATAAATGCTTATGAAGAGGATGGCCACATTATTTTTGATATTATTGCCTATACAGACAATAGCTTATATGATATGTTCTACTTAAAAAACCTGAATAAAGACTTTGAAGAGAGCAACAAACTTACCTCCCTACCAACCTTCAAACGATTTGTTGTTCCTCTGCAGTATGACAAG GATGCCGAAGTAGGTTCTAATTTAGTCACACTTCCATCTACCGCAACTGCTATAAAAGAGAAAGATGGCAGCATCTACTGCCAACCTGAAATACTATGTGAAG GGATAGAACTGCCTCGCATCAACTACGACTATAATGGCAAAAAATGCAAGTACGTCTTTGCAACGGAAGTCCGGTGGAGTCCAGTTCCTACAAAG ATTATAAAATTTAATATCCAGACAAAGGAAATGCTCCACTGGGAAGAGGACCATTGCTGGCCATCTGAGCCCATTTTCGTTCCCAGCCCTGATGCAAGAGAAGAGGATGATG GCATTGTCCTGACCTGTGTTGTGATGTCTGATCCAAAGAAAGCACCCTTCCTACTTGTCTTGGATGCTAAAACTTTCAAAGAATTGGGCCGAGCCACAGTAGATGTAGAAATGCATCTAGACCTGCATGGAATGTTTATACCAGAGAAAGATTTGAAGACTGAGACTGAGTAA
- the BCO1 gene encoding beta,beta-carotene 15,15'-dioxygenase isoform X2 — MAYPDPCKNLFAKAFSYLSHTIPEFTDNCLINIMKTGDDFYATSETNFIRKINPQTLETLEKVDYSKYVAVNVATSHPHYDSAGNILNMGTSIVDKGKTKYILFKIPPSVPEKEKKKSCFKHLEVVCSIPSRSLLHPSYYHSFGITENYIVFIEQPFKLDIVKMATAYIRHVNWASCLAYHKEDKTWFHFVDKKTKKEVSTKFYTDAMVLFHHINAYEEDGHIIFDIIAYTDNSLYDMFYLKNLNKDFEESNKLTSLPTFKRFVVPLQYDKDAEVGSNLVTLPSTATAIKEKDGSIYCQPEILCEGIELPRINYDYNGKKCKYVFATEVRWSPVPTKIIKFNIQTKEMLHWEEDHCWPSEPIFVPSPDAREEDDGIVLTCVVMSDPKKAPFLLVLDAKTFKELGRATVDVEMHLDLHGMFIPEKDLKTETE; from the exons ATGGCTTATCCAGATCCATGCAAAAACTTATTTGCCAA GGCATTCTCGTATTTGTCTCACACCATTCCTGAGTTCACAGACAACTGCCTGATCAACATTATGAAAACTGGCGATGATTTTTATGCTACCAGTGAGACTAACTTCATCAGGAAAATTAATCCGCAGACTCTGGAGACATTAGAGAAG GTTGACTACAGCAAATACGTAGCTGTAAATGTGGCAACTTCTCACCCACACTATGACAGTGCTGGAAATATTCTCAACATGGGTACTTCAATAGTTGataaagggaagacaaaataCATTCTATTTAAGATTCCTCCCTCTGTGCCAG aaaaagaaaagaagaaatcttgtTTTAAACATCTGGAAGTGGTATGCTCCATCCCTTCTCGCTCTCTGCTCCACCCAAGCTATTACCATAGCTTTGGAATCACAGAAAATTACATTGTCTTCATAGAGCAGCCATTCAAACTGGATATTGTCAAAATGGCAACTGCTTACATCCGACATGTGAACTGGGCTTCCTGCCTTGCCTATCATAAGGAAGATAAG ACTTGGTTTCACTTTGTAGACAAGAAGACTAAAAAAGAAGTATCCACCAAGTTTTATACTGACGCTATGGTGCTTTTTCACCATATAAATGCTTATGAAGAGGATGGCCACATTATTTTTGATATTATTGCCTATACAGACAATAGCTTATATGATATGTTCTACTTAAAAAACCTGAATAAAGACTTTGAAGAGAGCAACAAACTTACCTCCCTACCAACCTTCAAACGATTTGTTGTTCCTCTGCAGTATGACAAG GATGCCGAAGTAGGTTCTAATTTAGTCACACTTCCATCTACCGCAACTGCTATAAAAGAGAAAGATGGCAGCATCTACTGCCAACCTGAAATACTATGTGAAG GGATAGAACTGCCTCGCATCAACTACGACTATAATGGCAAAAAATGCAAGTACGTCTTTGCAACGGAAGTCCGGTGGAGTCCAGTTCCTACAAAG ATTATAAAATTTAATATCCAGACAAAGGAAATGCTCCACTGGGAAGAGGACCATTGCTGGCCATCTGAGCCCATTTTCGTTCCCAGCCCTGATGCAAGAGAAGAGGATGATG GCATTGTCCTGACCTGTGTTGTGATGTCTGATCCAAAGAAAGCACCCTTCCTACTTGTCTTGGATGCTAAAACTTTCAAAGAATTGGGCCGAGCCACAGTAGATGTAGAAATGCATCTAGACCTGCATGGAATGTTTATACCAGAGAAAGATTTGAAGACTGAGACTGAGTAA